The Streptococcus toyakuensis genome has a window encoding:
- the rplL gene encoding 50S ribosomal protein L7/L12 — translation MALNIENIIAEIKEASILELNDLVKAIEEEFGVTAAAPVAVAAAGAADAGAAKDSFDVELTSAGDKKVGVIKVVREITGLGLKEAKELVDGAPALVKEGVATAEAEEIKAKLEEAGASVTLK, via the coding sequence ATGGCATTGAACATTGAAAACATTATTGCTGAAATTAAAGAAGCTTCAATCCTTGAATTGAACGACCTTGTAAAAGCTATCGAAGAAGAATTTGGTGTAACTGCAGCTGCTCCTGTAGCTGTTGCTGCAGCTGGTGCTGCTGACGCTGGTGCTGCTAAAGATTCATTCGACGTTGAATTGACATCTGCAGGCGACAAAAAAGTTGGCGTTATCAAAGTTGTACGTGAAATCACAGGTCTTGGACTTAAAGAAGCTAAAGAACTTGTTGACGGTGCACCAGCACTTGTTAAAGAAGGCGTTGCAACTGCAGAAGCTGAAGAAATCAAAGCTAAATTGGAAGAAGCTGGAGCTTCAGTTACTCTTAAATAA
- a CDS encoding DUF2268 domain-containing protein, which translates to MQINMIRSDKVYQEMLELPLEKREGCFRAKILAPFATKYQTQHIPLKAKYPGGFDALFLLGFMNQLPSTLSEKDRPAIDSLSSDQLWQDCQDTIKRSIGLFEQAGYDLDVEDYHFTILLGNPEKPMLQLNKGYSGDGGIPGYLMLSLLPNDYTLPRVQAALAHECNHNVRFQFVKWNQQTTLADWVVSEGLAESFAAELYGKELIGPWVTSTSPEQLEKIKPIISSQLQLTGMAEMAPYLYGDEIAEIQGQIPVGMPYAAGYAYGYHLIQAYLKKTGKSIIEATVTSTEEILEATKDFWQ; encoded by the coding sequence ATGCAAATCAATATGATTCGTTCAGATAAAGTTTATCAAGAGATGCTCGAGCTACCTTTAGAAAAGAGAGAAGGTTGCTTTCGAGCTAAAATATTAGCACCTTTTGCAACCAAATATCAAACTCAACACATTCCTCTGAAAGCAAAGTATCCTGGAGGATTTGATGCTCTTTTCCTACTTGGCTTTATGAACCAGTTACCCTCAACTCTCTCAGAAAAGGATAGACCAGCTATCGACTCTCTGAGCTCTGATCAACTCTGGCAGGACTGCCAGGATACCATCAAAAGGAGTATTGGGCTTTTTGAGCAGGCTGGCTATGACTTAGATGTTGAGGATTACCATTTTACTATTTTATTGGGCAATCCAGAAAAACCTATGCTACAGCTCAATAAGGGTTATAGCGGAGATGGCGGAATTCCAGGCTACCTCATGCTTAGTCTGCTACCAAATGACTATACTTTACCACGTGTGCAGGCTGCGTTGGCTCACGAGTGCAATCACAATGTCCGCTTTCAATTTGTCAAATGGAATCAGCAGACGACACTAGCAGACTGGGTAGTCAGTGAAGGCTTGGCAGAGTCTTTTGCTGCTGAACTCTATGGTAAGGAGCTCATCGGACCTTGGGTCACTTCAACCAGTCCAGAGCAATTAGAGAAGATTAAGCCCATCATCTCAAGTCAGCTTCAGCTAACAGGGATGGCGGAAATGGCTCCTTATCTCTACGGTGATGAAATTGCCGAGATTCAAGGTCAAATACCAGTCGGTATGCCTTATGCTGCGGGCTATGCTTATGGCTATCATCTGATACAAGCCTATCTGAAAAAGACTGGCAAGAGCATTATTGAAGCGACAGTAACATCGACAGAAGAGATTTTAGAGGCGACAAAAGACTTTTGGCAATGA
- a CDS encoding EXLDI protein gives MHYKRVELKVTNQGIHERKIFQGVKIFSRSKLSKDQKSILTQKLYLTPKHNIVYYQRTDVNYDQNWHHNKDYYELAYGQMDRETVFKVCQEFDELSSFLENELLKKLKEKLVAGKFFEKLDI, from the coding sequence ATGCACTATAAAAGAGTTGAATTAAAGGTCACAAATCAAGGTATACATGAACGCAAGATCTTTCAAGGTGTTAAGATTTTCAGTCGTAGCAAGTTATCCAAAGATCAGAAAAGCATTCTAACACAGAAGCTTTACCTGACTCCGAAGCACAACATTGTTTACTATCAACGTACAGACGTCAACTATGACCAGAACTGGCATCATAATAAGGACTATTACGAATTAGCTTATGGTCAGATGGATAGAGAGACGGTTTTTAAGGTTTGCCAAGAATTTGATGAACTAAGTTCTTTTCTGGAAAATGAGCTGCTGAAGAAGCTAAAAGAAAAGCTGGTAGCAGGAAAATTTTTTGAAAAATTAGATATATAA
- the thrB gene encoding homoserine kinase — MKIIVPATSANIGPGFDSVGVAVTKYLQIEVCEERDEWLIEHQIGKWIPHDERNLLLKIALQIVPDLQPRRLKMTSDVPLARGLGSSSSVIVAGIELANQLGQLNLSDHEKLQLATKIEGHPDNVAPAIYGNLVIASSVDGQVSAIVADFPECDFLAYIPNYELRTRDSRGVLPKKLSYKEAVAASSIANVAVAALLAGDMATAGQAIEGDLFHERYRQDLVREFATIKQVAKENGAYATYLSGAGPTVMVLASHDKMPTIKAELEKQPFKGKLHDLKVDTQGVRVEAK; from the coding sequence ATGAAGATTATTGTACCTGCAACTAGTGCCAATATCGGGCCGGGTTTTGACTCGGTCGGTGTAGCTGTAACCAAGTATCTTCAAATTGAGGTCTGCGAAGAACGAGATGAGTGGCTGATTGAACACCAGATTGGCAAATGGATTCCTCATGACGAGCGTAATCTCTTGCTCAAAATTGCTTTGCAAATTGTACCAGACTTGCAACCAAGACGTTTAAAAATGACTAGTGATGTTCCCTTGGCACGTGGTTTGGGTTCTTCCAGTTCTGTTATTGTTGCTGGGATTGAACTAGCCAACCAACTGGGCCAGCTCAACTTGTCAGACCATGAAAAATTGCAGTTAGCGACCAAGATTGAAGGGCATCCTGACAATGTGGCTCCAGCCATTTATGGTAATCTCGTTATTGCAAGCTCTGTTGATGGACAAGTTTCTGCTATCGTAGCAGACTTCCCAGAGTGTGATTTCCTAGCCTACATTCCAAACTATGAATTGCGTACTCGCGACAGTCGTGGTGTCTTGCCTAAGAAATTGTCCTATAAGGAAGCTGTTGCAGCTAGTTCTATCGCCAATGTGGCGGTTGCGGCCTTGTTGGCAGGAGACATGGCGACTGCTGGACAAGCAATCGAGGGAGACCTCTTCCACGAGCGCTATCGTCAGGACTTGGTGAGAGAATTTGCGACGATTAAGCAAGTAGCCAAAGAAAATGGTGCCTATGCAACCTACCTCTCTGGTGCTGGGCCGACAGTTATGGTCTTGGCTTCTCATGACAAGATGCCAACGATTAAGGCAGAATTGGAAAAGCAACCCTTCAAAGGAAAGCTTCATGACTTGAAGGTTGATACCCAAGGTGTCCGTGTCGAAGCAAAATAA
- a CDS encoding ABC transporter ATP-binding protein, with product MRRQTANQTLKRLAKDLASHPFLLFLAFLGTIAQVALSIYLPILIGQVIDQAMVAGSSSVFWQIFLQMILVVIGNTLVQWVNPLLYNRLIFSYTRDLRERIIHKLHRLPIAFVDRQGSGEMVSRVTTDIEQLAAGLTMIFNQFFIGVLMIFVSILAMLQIHLLMTLLVLLLTPLSMVISRFIAKRSYHLFQKQTETRGIQTQLIEESLNQQTIIQSFNAQEEFIQRLHEANANYAGYSQSAIFYSSTVNPSTRFVNALIYALLAGVGAYRIMIGSTLTIGRLVTFLNYVQQYTKPFNDISSVLAELQSALACAERVYAVLDSTELAETGKEVLTSDQVKGAISFKHVSFGYHPEKILIKDLSIDIPAGSKVAIVGPTGAGKSTLINLLMRFYPINLGDILLDGKSIYDYSRASLRQQFGMVLQETWLKQGTIHDNIAFGNPEASREQVIAAAKAANADFFIQQLPQGYDTKLENAGESLSVGQAQLLTIARVFLAIPKILILDEATSSIDTRTEVLVQDAFAKLMKGRTSFIIAHRLSTIQDADMILVLVDGDIVEYGNHQKLMARKGKYYQMQQATAFSSE from the coding sequence ATGAGACGACAAACTGCAAACCAGACGCTCAAACGTTTGGCCAAAGATTTAGCAAGTCATCCCTTCCTCCTTTTCCTAGCCTTTCTAGGAACTATTGCCCAGGTTGCCTTATCAATTTATCTTCCTATCTTGATTGGGCAGGTCATTGACCAAGCCATGGTGGCTGGTTCTTCATCAGTTTTTTGGCAGATTTTTCTCCAAATGATCTTGGTGGTCATAGGAAATACCCTTGTGCAGTGGGTCAATCCTCTCCTCTATAATCGCCTAATCTTTTCTTATACCAGAGACTTGCGAGAGCGAATCATCCATAAGCTCCATCGTTTACCGATTGCCTTTGTGGATCGACAAGGAAGTGGAGAAATGGTCAGTCGTGTAACCACGGACATCGAACAGTTGGCAGCTGGCTTGACCATGATTTTTAACCAATTTTTCATTGGTGTCTTGATGATTTTTGTTAGTATTCTAGCCATGCTTCAGATTCATCTCCTCATGACTCTCTTAGTCTTGCTGTTGACGCCACTGTCTATGGTAATTTCACGTTTTATTGCCAAGAGATCCTATCATCTCTTCCAGAAGCAAACAGAGACGAGGGGGATTCAGACACAATTAATTGAAGAATCGTTGAACCAGCAGACCATTATCCAGTCCTTTAATGCTCAGGAAGAGTTTATCCAAAGGCTGCACGAGGCTAATGCCAATTATGCAGGTTATTCTCAGTCAGCTATCTTTTATTCTTCAACAGTTAATCCTTCAACTCGCTTTGTAAATGCGCTCATTTATGCGCTTCTAGCTGGAGTGGGAGCTTATCGTATCATGATAGGCTCTACCTTGACTATCGGGCGTTTAGTGACTTTTTTGAATTATGTCCAACAGTACACTAAGCCCTTTAACGATATTTCCTCAGTTCTAGCCGAATTGCAAAGTGCTCTTGCTTGCGCAGAGCGTGTCTATGCTGTCTTAGATAGCACTGAGCTGGCTGAAACTGGTAAGGAAGTCTTGACCAGTGACCAAGTTAAAGGAGCTATTTCCTTTAAACATGTCTCTTTTGGTTACCATCCTGAAAAGATTTTGATTAAGGATTTATCTATTGATATTCCAGCTGGTAGCAAGGTGGCTATCGTTGGTCCGACAGGTGCTGGCAAATCAACTCTTATCAATCTCCTCATGCGTTTTTATCCTATTAACTTGGGAGATATCTTGCTAGACGGGAAATCCATTTATGACTATAGTCGTGCCTCTTTACGACAACAGTTTGGAATGGTGCTCCAAGAAACCTGGCTTAAGCAAGGGACTATTCATGACAATATTGCCTTTGGTAACCCTGAAGCCAGTCGGGAGCAGGTGATTGCTGCTGCCAAAGCAGCCAATGCAGACTTTTTCATCCAACAGTTGCCACAGGGATACGATACCAAACTGGAAAATGCAGGTGAATCTCTCTCTGTCGGTCAGGCCCAGCTTTTGACTATTGCCCGAGTCTTTCTGGCTATTCCCAAGATTCTTATCTTAGACGAAGCAACTTCATCCATCGATACGCGGACAGAAGTGCTGGTTCAGGATGCCTTTGCAAAACTCATGAAGGGGCGTACAAGCTTTATCATTGCCCACCGCTTGTCAACCATTCAGGATGCGGATATGATTCTAGTCTTAGTGGATGGTGATATTGTTGAGTATGGGAACCATCAGAAACTCATGGCTCGAAAGGGCAAGTATTACCAAATGCAGCAAGCTACAGCTTTTAGCTCTGAATAA
- a CDS encoding TRZ/ATZ family protein, translating to MKVFQHVNIVTCDQDFHVYIDGILAVKDSQIVYIGQEKSEILEQAEQIIDYQGAWIMPGLVNCHTHSAMTGLRGIRDDSNLHEWLNDYIWPAEAEFTPDMTTKAVKEALTEMLQSGTTTFNDMYNPNGVDIERIYQAVKDSKMRCYFSPTLFSSEAETTTETITRTRGIIEEILGYENPNFKVMVAPHSPYSCSRDLLETSLDMAKELNIPIHIHVAETKEESGIILKRYGKRPLAFLEELGYLEHPSVFAHGVELNEREIERLATSQVAIAHNPISNLKLASGIAPIIQLQKAGVAVGIATDSVASNNNLDMFEEGRTAALLQKMKSGDASQFPIETALKALTIEGAKVLGMENEIGSLEVGKQADFLVIQPQGKIHLQPQENMLSHLVYAVKSSDVDDVYIAGEQIVKQGQVLTVEL from the coding sequence ATGAAAGTCTTTCAGCATGTAAATATCGTGACTTGTGATCAAGATTTCCATGTCTATATAGATGGAATCTTAGCTGTTAAGGATTCTCAAATCGTATATATCGGTCAAGAGAAGTCAGAGATTTTAGAGCAAGCTGAGCAGATTATAGACTATCAGGGAGCCTGGATCATGCCTGGTTTGGTTAATTGCCACACTCATTCTGCTATGACAGGTTTGAGAGGGATTCGAGATGATAGCAATCTCCATGAATGGCTCAATGACTATATCTGGCCAGCAGAAGCTGAGTTTACTCCCGACATGACTACCAAGGCGGTCAAAGAAGCTCTGACAGAGATGCTCCAGTCAGGAACAACAACCTTTAATGATATGTATAATCCCAATGGTGTGGATATTGAGCGGATTTATCAGGCAGTGAAAGATTCTAAGATGCGTTGTTATTTCTCACCGACCCTCTTTTCTTCAGAGGCAGAAACAACTACTGAGACCATTACTAGAACACGAGGCATCATCGAGGAAATCTTAGGATATGAAAATCCAAATTTCAAGGTTATGGTAGCTCCTCACTCTCCTTACAGCTGTAGTAGAGATTTGCTGGAAACGAGCTTAGATATGGCGAAAGAACTGAATATTCCAATCCATATCCATGTTGCGGAGACCAAGGAGGAATCAGGCATTATCCTGAAACGATACGGTAAACGTCCACTCGCCTTTCTAGAAGAACTGGGTTACTTAGAGCATCCGTCTGTCTTTGCTCACGGGGTCGAATTAAACGAGCGAGAAATTGAACGTTTGGCAACCTCTCAAGTAGCTATCGCCCACAACCCTATCAGTAACCTCAAACTGGCCTCAGGAATCGCTCCAATCATCCAACTCCAAAAAGCGGGAGTGGCAGTAGGAATTGCGACAGATTCAGTTGCTTCCAACAACAATCTTGATATGTTTGAGGAAGGACGGACAGCAGCACTACTACAGAAAATGAAGAGTGGAGATGCCAGTCAATTTCCTATCGAAACAGCTCTCAAAGCTCTAACGATAGAAGGTGCTAAGGTTCTTGGAATGGAAAATGAAATAGGAAGTCTGGAAGTTGGCAAGCAAGCAGATTTTCTGGTCATCCAACCACAAGGGAAAATCCATCTTCAACCCCAAGAAAATATGCTCTCTCACCTAGTCTATGCAGTCAAATCCAGCGACGTTGATGATGTTTATATCGCTGGAGAACAGATTGTTAAGCAAGGTCAAGTCCTGACAGTAGAACTTTAA
- the rplJ gene encoding 50S ribosomal protein L10, which produces MSEAIIAKKAELVDVVAEKMKAAASIVVVDARGLTVEQDTVLRRELRGSEVEYKVIKNSILRRAAEKAGLEDLASVFVGPSAVAFSNEDVIAPAKILNDFSKNAEALEIKGGAIEGAVASKEEILALATLPNREGLLSMLLSVLQAPVRNVALAVKAVADNKEDAA; this is translated from the coding sequence ATGAGTGAAGCAATTATTGCTAAAAAAGCGGAACTAGTTGACGTAGTAGCTGAGAAAATGAAAGCTGCTGCATCTATCGTCGTTGTAGACGCTCGTGGTTTGACAGTTGAGCAAGATACAGTTCTTCGTCGTGAGCTTCGTGGAAGCGAAGTTGAGTATAAAGTTATTAAAAACTCAATCTTGCGTCGTGCAGCTGAAAAAGCTGGTCTTGAAGATCTTGCATCTGTATTTGTTGGACCATCTGCAGTAGCATTTTCTAACGAAGATGTTATCGCACCAGCGAAAATCTTGAACGACTTTTCTAAAAACGCTGAAGCACTTGAAATCAAAGGTGGTGCAATCGAAGGCGCTGTCGCATCTAAAGAAGAGATTCTTGCTCTTGCAACTCTTCCAAACCGCGAAGGACTTCTTTCTATGCTCCTTTCTGTACTTCAAGCGCCAGTGCGCAACGTTGCTCTTGCAGTCAAAGCGGTTGCAGACAACAAAGAAGACGCAGCTTAA
- the msrB gene encoding peptide-methionine (R)-S-oxide reductase MsrB, translating into MAEIYLAAGCFWGLEEYFSRISGVLATSVGYANGQVETTNYQLLKETDHAETVQVIYDEKAVSLREILLYYFRVIDPLSINQQGNDRGRQYRTGIYYQDEADLPAIYTVVQEQERMLGRKIAVEVEKLRHYILAEDYHQDYLKKNPSGYCHIDVTDAEKPLIDASNYEKPSQEVLKESLTEESYRVTQEAATEAPFTNAYDQTFEEGIYVDITTGEPLFFAKDKFASGCGWPSFSRPISKELIHYYKDLSHGMERIEVRSRSGNAHLGHVFTDGPREFGGLRYCINSASLRFVAKDEMEEAGYGYLLPYLNK; encoded by the coding sequence ATGGCAGAAATTTATCTAGCAGCTGGTTGTTTTTGGGGTCTAGAGGAATATTTTTCACGCATTTCTGGAGTGCTAGCAACCAGTGTCGGCTATGCTAATGGACAAGTCGAAACGACCAATTATCAGCTGCTCAAGGAAACAGACCATGCAGAAACGGTTCAAGTGATTTACGATGAGAAGGCAGTGTCACTCAGAGAAATTTTGCTCTATTATTTCCGAGTCATCGACCCTTTATCCATCAATCAACAAGGGAATGACCGTGGACGTCAGTATCGGACCGGAATTTATTACCAAGATGAAGCTGATTTGCCAGCTATCTACACAGTGGTGCAGGAGCAGGAGCGCATGCTTGGAAGAAAGATTGCAGTAGAGGTGGAGAAACTACGTCATTACATTCTGGCTGAAGATTACCATCAAGACTATCTTAAGAAGAATCCTTCAGGTTACTGTCATATCGATGTGACCGATGCTGAGAAGCCATTGATTGATGCCTCTAACTATGAAAAGCCTAGTCAAGAAGTGTTAAAGGAAAGCTTAACTGAAGAGTCCTATCGTGTCACCCAAGAAGCTGCTACAGAGGCTCCATTTACCAATGCCTATGACCAAACCTTTGAAGAAGGGATTTATGTAGATATCACGACAGGTGAGCCACTCTTTTTTGCCAAGGATAAGTTTGCCTCAGGTTGTGGTTGGCCAAGTTTTAGCCGTCCGATTTCCAAAGAATTGATTCATTATTACAAGGATCTCAGTCATGGAATGGAGCGAATTGAGGTTCGTTCTCGGTCAGGCAATGCTCACTTGGGTCATGTTTTCACAGATGGACCGCGTGAGTTTGGTGGCCTCCGTTACTGTATCAATTCTGCTTCCTTGCGCTTTGTGGCCAAGGATGAGATGGAAGAAGCAGGCTATGGCTATCTACTACCTTACTTAAACAAATAA
- a CDS encoding ABC transporter ATP-binding protein: protein MKHLLSYFKPYIKESILAPLFKLLEAVFELLVPMVIAGIVDQSLPQRNQGHLWMQIGLLLIFAVIGVVVALIAQFYSAKAAVGFAKELTNDLYRHILSLPKDSRDCLTTSSLVTRLISDTYQIQTGINQFLRLFLRAPIIVFGAIFMAYRISAELTFWFLAMVVILTIVIVGLSRLVNPLYSSLRKKTDQLVQETRQQLQGMRVIRAFGQEKRELQIFQTLNQVYAILQEKTGFWSSLLTPLTYLIVNGTLLVIIWQGYISIQGGLLSQGALIALINYLLQILVELVKLAMLINSLNQSYISAKRIEEVFAEAPEDIHLELEKKQVTSNQVLQVQELTFTYPDAAQPSLRDISFDMQQGQILGIIGGTGSGKSSLVQLILGLYPADKGSIDLYRDGRSPLNLEQWRSWIAYVPQKVELFKGTIRSNLTLGFNHEVRDQELWHALEIAQAKDFVSEKEGLLDAPVEAGGRNFSGGQKQRLSIARAVLRQTPFLILDDATSALDTITESRLLKAIRENLPNTSLILISQRTSTLQMADQILLLEKGELLAIGKHEDLMKSSQVYREINASQHGKED, encoded by the coding sequence ATGAAACACTTACTATCTTACTTTAAACCCTACATCAAGGAATCAATTTTAGCACCCTTGTTCAAGCTACTTGAAGCTGTGTTTGAGCTCTTGGTTCCCATGGTGATTGCTGGGATTGTTGACCAATCCTTGCCCCAAAGAAATCAAGGTCATCTCTGGATGCAGATTGGCCTGCTCCTTATCTTTGCAGTAATTGGTGTTGTAGTGGCCTTAATAGCCCAGTTCTACTCAGCTAAGGCTGCGGTAGGTTTTGCCAAGGAATTGACAAACGACCTCTATCGTCATATTTTGTCTTTACCTAAGGACAGCAGAGACTGTTTGACAACTTCTAGCTTGGTGACTCGCTTGATTTCGGATACCTACCAGATTCAGACTGGTATCAATCAATTCCTACGTCTCTTTTTGCGAGCGCCTATTATCGTTTTTGGTGCCATTTTTATGGCCTATCGAATCTCAGCTGAGCTGACTTTCTGGTTCTTGGCCATGGTTGTCATTTTGACCATTGTTATTGTAGGCCTTTCTCGGTTGGTCAATCCTCTCTACAGCAGTCTGAGAAAGAAAACGGACCAACTAGTTCAGGAAACACGCCAGCAATTACAAGGAATGCGGGTTATTCGTGCTTTTGGACAAGAAAAACGAGAGTTACAGATTTTTCAAACTCTTAACCAAGTTTATGCCATATTGCAAGAAAAAACTGGCTTTTGGTCCAGTTTATTAACACCCCTGACCTATCTGATTGTAAATGGAACTCTCCTCGTTATTATCTGGCAAGGCTATATTTCTATTCAAGGAGGATTGCTGAGTCAAGGTGCTCTCATTGCCCTTATTAATTATCTTTTACAGATTTTGGTGGAATTGGTCAAGCTCGCCATGCTGATCAATTCTCTAAACCAGTCTTACATCTCTGCTAAGCGAATCGAGGAAGTCTTTGCTGAGGCTCCAGAAGATATTCATTTAGAATTAGAGAAAAAGCAAGTTACCAGCAATCAGGTTTTACAAGTTCAAGAACTGACCTTTACCTATCCTGATGCGGCCCAGCCTTCTCTGAGAGACATTTCCTTTGATATGCAGCAAGGGCAAATCCTTGGTATTATTGGGGGAACGGGTTCTGGTAAATCAAGTTTGGTGCAACTCATTCTTGGACTTTATCCAGCAGACAAGGGGAGCATAGACCTTTATCGAGATGGACGTAGTCCTCTTAATTTGGAGCAGTGGCGGTCATGGATTGCCTATGTGCCCCAAAAAGTCGAACTTTTTAAGGGAACTATTCGTTCCAACTTGACTCTAGGTTTCAATCACGAAGTAAGAGACCAAGAACTTTGGCATGCCTTGGAAATTGCTCAAGCCAAGGATTTTGTCAGTGAAAAGGAAGGACTTTTGGATGCTCCAGTTGAGGCAGGAGGACGAAATTTCTCAGGTGGTCAAAAACAAAGACTGTCTATCGCTCGAGCAGTCTTGCGCCAGACTCCGTTTCTCATCCTAGATGATGCAACTTCGGCGCTGGACACCATTACCGAGTCTAGACTCTTGAAAGCTATTCGAGAAAATTTGCCAAATACGAGCTTAATCTTGATTTCTCAACGAACATCGACTTTACAGATGGCAGACCAGATTCTCCTCTTAGAAAAAGGAGAGCTCCTAGCTATCGGCAAGCACGAGGACTTGATGAAATCCAGTCAAGTTTATCGCGAAATCAATGCATCCCAACATGGTAAGGAGGACTAG
- the gdhA gene encoding NADP-specific glutamate dehydrogenase, which yields MTSAKEYIQSVFETVKARNGHEAEFLQAVEEFFNTLEPVFEKHPEYIEENILARITEPERVISFRVPWVDRDGKVQVNRGYRVQFNSAVGPYKGGLRFHPTVNQGILKFLGFEQIFKNVLTGLPIGGGKGGSDFDPKGKTDAEVMRFCQSFMTELQKHIGPSLDVPAGDIGVGGREIGYLYGQYKRLNQFDAGVLTGKPLGFGGSLIRPEATGYGLVYYTEEMLKANGNSFAGKKVVISGSGNVAQYALQKATELGATVISVSDSNGYVIDENGIDFDLLVDVKEKRRARLTEYAAEKATATYHEGSVWTYAGNYDIALPCATQNEINGEAAKRLVAQGVICVSEGANMPSDLDAIKVYKENGIFYGPAKAANAGGVAVSALEMSQNSLRLSWTREEVDGRLKDIMTNIFNTAKTTAETYGLGTDYLAGANIAAFENVANAMIAQGIV from the coding sequence ATGACATCTGCTAAAGAATATATCCAAAGCGTGTTTGAAACTGTAAAAGCTCGTAACGGGCACGAGGCTGAATTCCTCCAAGCTGTTGAAGAATTTTTCAACACTTTGGAACCTGTATTTGAAAAACACCCTGAGTATATTGAAGAAAATATCTTAGCACGTATTACTGAGCCTGAGCGCGTGATTTCTTTCCGTGTTCCTTGGGTTGACCGTGATGGAAAAGTTCAAGTCAACCGCGGTTACCGTGTTCAATTCAACTCAGCTGTTGGACCATATAAAGGCGGACTTCGTTTCCACCCAACTGTAAACCAAGGGATTTTGAAATTCCTCGGATTTGAACAAATCTTTAAAAACGTCTTGACTGGACTTCCTATCGGTGGAGGTAAAGGTGGATCAGACTTCGATCCTAAAGGTAAAACAGATGCTGAAGTGATGCGCTTCTGCCAAAGCTTCATGACTGAGTTGCAAAAACACATCGGACCATCACTAGACGTACCTGCTGGTGATATCGGTGTTGGTGGACGTGAAATCGGTTATCTTTACGGTCAATACAAACGCCTTAACCAATTTGATGCTGGTGTCTTGACTGGTAAACCTCTTGGATTTGGTGGTAGCTTGATTCGTCCAGAAGCAACTGGTTACGGTTTGGTTTACTATACTGAAGAAATGCTCAAAGCTAACGGTAACAGCTTTGCTGGTAAGAAAGTGGTTATTTCAGGTTCTGGTAACGTTGCCCAATACGCTCTCCAAAAAGCAACTGAACTCGGTGCTACTGTTATCTCTGTATCTGACTCAAACGGTTATGTCATCGATGAAAATGGTATCGACTTCGATCTTTTGGTTGATGTTAAAGAAAAACGTCGCGCTCGTTTGACTGAGTATGCTGCTGAGAAAGCGACTGCTACTTATCATGAAGGTTCTGTATGGACTTACGCTGGTAACTACGATATCGCTCTTCCATGTGCGACTCAAAACGAAATCAATGGTGAAGCAGCTAAACGCTTGGTTGCTCAAGGCGTTATCTGTGTCTCTGAAGGTGCCAACATGCCAAGCGATCTTGATGCCATCAAAGTTTACAAAGAAAATGGTATCTTCTACGGACCTGCCAAAGCTGCCAACGCTGGTGGTGTAGCCGTTTCAGCTCTTGAAATGAGCCAAAATAGTCTTCGCCTCTCATGGACTCGTGAAGAAGTTGATGGACGCCTCAAAGACATCATGACCAACATCTTCAACACAGCTAAAACAACTGCTGAAACATACGGACTTGGTACCGACTACCTTGCAGGAGCAAATATCGCTGCCTTCGAAAACGTAGCAAACGCTATGATTGCCCAAGGTATTGTTTAA
- a CDS encoding GNAT family N-acetyltransferase: MNLRPMEVRDNPAVAQLIRASLEEFGLDKPGTVYFDSHLDHLADYYQQQERAAYFVLEDEGQLVGCGGFAPVSDKIAELQKLYVTKNCRGKGYSSRLIKRIIHEARLAGYEQLYLETSTELATAVAIYQHYGFTLLQEPLSNAAGHPAMNIWMIKSLSSDE, encoded by the coding sequence ATGAACTTACGGCCAATGGAAGTAAGAGATAATCCAGCTGTAGCGCAGCTCATTCGAGCTAGCTTAGAGGAATTTGGGCTTGACAAACCAGGAACTGTCTACTTTGATTCTCATCTAGATCATTTGGCCGACTATTATCAACAGCAAGAGAGAGCAGCTTACTTTGTTCTGGAAGATGAAGGGCAGCTGGTTGGCTGTGGTGGCTTTGCACCTGTGTCCGATAAGATTGCTGAATTACAAAAACTGTATGTCACTAAAAATTGCCGTGGCAAAGGTTATTCCAGCAGGTTGATAAAGCGGATAATCCATGAAGCCCGCCTAGCAGGTTATGAACAACTTTATCTAGAAACCTCTACTGAACTGGCTACGGCCGTGGCCATCTATCAACACTACGGTTTTACATTACTGCAAGAACCACTTTCTAACGCCGCCGGCCACCCTGCTATGAATATCTGGATGATAAAATCCCTCTCATCAGATGAATAG